The Pedobacter roseus genome contains a region encoding:
- a CDS encoding histone H1 — protein MKKFEEVKSLVAALEADADKFYSKGNSAAGTRVRKGMQDLKNLAQAIRLEVQDTKNKA, from the coding sequence ATGAAAAAATTCGAAGAAGTAAAAAGTTTAGTGGCAGCTTTGGAAGCTGATGCAGACAAATTTTATAGCAAAGGTAATAGTGCTGCTGGTACCCGTGTTCGTAAAGGCATGCAGGATCTGAAAAATTTAGCTCAAGCAATTCGTTTGGAAGTACAAGATACCAAAAACAAAGCTTAA
- the ftsZ gene encoding cell division protein FtsZ: protein MQFEMLKDKSSIIKVIGVGGGGGNAVNHMYLSGITGVDFIICNTDAQALESSPIPNKVQLGASLTEGMGAGSIPEVGKNSAIENIDDIKAMLGNTTKMLFITAGMGGGTGTGASPIIAKAAKELDILTVAIITTPFSFEGKRRRLQADEGMEELKKYVDSYLVISNDRLREIFGNLTLGSAFGQADDILTTAAKGIAEIITVPGYINVDFKDVRTVMKDSGVAIMGSFAAEGEDRALQAVEGALASPLLKDNEIEGARYILLNISSGLREVTMDEVSIITDYIQEKAGLSADLIWGNCTDESLSDKLSVTIIATGFQTSEERVKEEKNKKKISLLTPEEAPLVRLVEPVNSFMQPKEVPSYEPVLKAKEGVSQADLFGGMFNKAEAQKNQDTENNVVRHTLMEEEPQVEEAQETGFEFEVKLAETNFVFEAPVAQMPPMPEPEPEIEMPVVGLDDDKSDESMEEQLKKSKERILRLKDLSMKLRTTNGLQELENEPAYKRKQMQLQQVQHSSESQVSRFTLSNDQDGGTEIRPNNSFLHDNVD from the coding sequence ATGCAGTTCGAAATGTTAAAAGATAAGTCTTCAATCATCAAAGTAATTGGTGTTGGAGGCGGTGGCGGCAACGCAGTGAACCATATGTACCTTTCAGGTATCACTGGTGTGGATTTTATTATTTGTAATACAGATGCCCAAGCTTTGGAATCTAGCCCAATACCTAACAAGGTGCAATTAGGTGCTAGTTTAACCGAAGGAATGGGTGCTGGCTCTATCCCTGAGGTTGGTAAAAACTCGGCGATAGAAAATATAGATGATATCAAAGCGATGTTAGGGAATACCACCAAAATGCTTTTCATTACAGCAGGAATGGGTGGTGGTACTGGTACAGGAGCTTCTCCGATTATTGCCAAAGCCGCTAAAGAACTTGATATTTTAACTGTGGCCATCATCACCACGCCATTTTCTTTCGAAGGAAAGAGACGTAGGTTACAGGCTGATGAAGGAATGGAAGAGTTAAAGAAATACGTAGATTCTTACCTGGTGATCTCAAACGACCGCCTGCGCGAAATCTTCGGAAACTTAACCTTAGGTTCTGCTTTTGGTCAGGCTGATGATATTTTAACAACTGCTGCAAAAGGGATCGCAGAGATCATTACTGTTCCGGGTTATATCAACGTGGATTTTAAAGATGTGCGTACCGTAATGAAAGATAGCGGTGTGGCCATCATGGGTAGCTTTGCTGCCGAAGGTGAAGACCGTGCTTTACAGGCTGTAGAAGGCGCTTTAGCTTCTCCGCTGTTAAAGGATAACGAAATCGAAGGTGCCCGTTATATCTTATTGAACATCAGTTCTGGTCTTCGTGAAGTAACGATGGATGAAGTTTCGATCATAACTGATTACATCCAGGAAAAAGCAGGTTTATCTGCCGATTTGATCTGGGGTAACTGTACCGACGAATCTTTGAGTGATAAACTATCGGTAACCATTATTGCTACAGGCTTCCAAACTTCAGAAGAACGCGTAAAAGAAGAAAAAAATAAAAAGAAAATATCACTCTTAACACCAGAAGAAGCACCGTTGGTTCGCCTTGTTGAGCCTGTAAATTCTTTTATGCAGCCAAAAGAAGTTCCTTCTTATGAGCCTGTGTTGAAAGCTAAAGAAGGAGTTTCACAAGCAGATCTGTTTGGAGGAATGTTCAATAAAGCTGAAGCTCAAAAAAATCAGGATACTGAAAACAATGTGGTTCGTCATACCCTAATGGAAGAAGAACCACAGGTGGAAGAAGCGCAGGAAACAGGATTTGAATTTGAGGTGAAATTGGCCGAAACCAATTTCGTGTTCGAAGCTCCGGTTGCCCAGATGCCGCCAATGCCAGAGCCTGAACCAGAAATCGAAATGCCTGTTGTTGGTTTGGATGATGATAAAAGCGACGAATCGATGGAAGAGCAGTTGAAAAAATCTAAAGAGCGTATCTTACGTTTAAAAGATTTAAGTATGAAATTGCGCACCACAAACGGTTTACAGGAACTGGAAAATGAACCTGCTTACAAACGTAAACAAATGCAGTTGCAACAGGTACAGCATTCATCTGAATCGCAGGTGAGCCGCTTCACTTTAAGCAACGATCAGGATGGCGGTACAGAGATCAGACCGAACAATTCTTTCTTGCACGATAACGTTGATTAG
- a CDS encoding aminotransferase class I/II-fold pyridoxal phosphate-dependent enzyme — protein sequence MDIFDKIAKHMGPLGQHQKWSHGYFSFPKLEGEIAPHMQFRGKEHLVWSLNNYLGLANHPEVRKADEEAAAKFGMAYPMGARMMSGNSNYHEQLEQELAEFVGKPDAFLLNYGYQGMVSIIDTLVDRNDVVVYDAESHACIVDGLRLHMGKRFVYKHNDIESARKQLERATKLVEETGGGILLITEGVFGMSGAQGKLKEIVELKKEFNFRILVDDAHGFGTMGKTGAGTHEAQDCIDGIDVYFGTFAKSMAGIGAFVASTEQITNFLRYNMRSQTFAKALPMPMVIGLLKRLELLKSQPELKDKLWEIAMTLQKGLRERGFDLGVTDSVVTPVFLKGELSDATAITYDLRENYSIFCSIVVYPVIPKGMIELRLIPTAVHTLEDVQRTLDAFSEVAEKLENGYYKENLFATV from the coding sequence TTGGATATATTTGATAAAATAGCAAAACACATGGGACCGCTAGGTCAACACCAGAAATGGTCTCATGGGTATTTCTCTTTTCCAAAATTAGAAGGAGAGATTGCACCTCACATGCAGTTCCGCGGAAAAGAACATTTGGTTTGGAGTTTAAACAACTATTTAGGTTTAGCCAATCACCCGGAAGTTAGAAAGGCTGATGAAGAGGCAGCTGCTAAATTTGGTATGGCTTACCCGATGGGTGCCCGCATGATGAGCGGTAACTCTAACTATCACGAGCAGTTAGAGCAAGAACTGGCCGAATTTGTTGGCAAGCCTGATGCATTTTTATTAAACTATGGTTATCAGGGCATGGTATCTATTATCGATACTTTAGTTGATCGCAATGATGTAGTGGTGTATGATGCAGAATCTCATGCCTGTATTGTAGATGGATTGCGTTTGCACATGGGTAAACGTTTTGTGTACAAACATAATGATATCGAAAGTGCCCGTAAACAATTAGAGCGTGCTACCAAGCTGGTTGAAGAAACTGGTGGGGGTATCCTGTTAATTACCGAAGGTGTTTTCGGAATGAGCGGTGCCCAGGGAAAATTAAAAGAAATTGTTGAGCTTAAAAAAGAATTCAATTTTCGTATCCTGGTTGATGATGCTCATGGTTTCGGTACAATGGGTAAAACCGGTGCCGGTACACACGAAGCGCAGGATTGTATCGATGGTATTGATGTTTATTTCGGAACTTTTGCCAAATCAATGGCGGGTATTGGTGCTTTTGTGGCCTCAACCGAACAGATCACTAATTTCTTAAGATATAACATGCGTTCTCAGACCTTTGCAAAGGCATTGCCTATGCCAATGGTAATTGGTTTATTAAAACGCTTAGAACTGCTGAAAAGCCAGCCTGAGTTAAAAGATAAACTTTGGGAAATTGCCATGACCCTTCAAAAGGGTTTACGCGAACGCGGTTTCGATTTAGGTGTTACCGATTCAGTAGTTACCCCTGTTTTCTTAAAAGGAGAGCTTTCTGATGCAACTGCAATTACTTACGACTTACGTGAAAACTATAGTATTTTCTGTTCAATCGTAGTGTATCCGGTAATTCCAAAAGGCATGATCGAATTACGTTTAATTCCTACTGCAGTTCATACATTAGAAGATGTGCAACGTACTTTAGATGCTTTTAGTGAAGTAGCAGAAAAATTAGAAAACGGATATTATAAAGAAAATCTTTTCGCAACCGTTTAA
- the ftsA gene encoding cell division protein FtsA codes for MDKAKFTSQSPIVVGLDIGTTKICVIVGRRTQHGKIEILGIGKAESAGVTRGVVSNIQKTVQGIAQAVEVASGQSNVEIQVVNVGIAGQHIKSLQHRGILTRRELNNEIGKKDIDKLIDDMFKLVMPPGEEIIHVLPQEFTIDNEPGIKDPIGMAGVRLEANFHIISGQVTAVKNIIKCVNNAGLQTQDLILEPLASSESVLSEEEKEAGIALVDIGGGTTDIAIFHEGIIRHTAVIPFGGNSVTEDIREGCSVMRNQAELLKTRFGSALAEENKENEIICVPGLRGREPKEISVKNLAYVIQARMEEIIEHVYYEIKSSGYEKKLIGGIVITGGGALLKHLSQAVEYVTGLDCRIGYPNEHLSKYEDMPKAIYDDLKSPMYATSVGLLIKGIQKAEELIEEMKQPGVFVEKPKTAKEKEKRGPGLFDKLLAKTRTFIQDDMNVSDEDYLKS; via the coding sequence ATGGACAAGGCAAAATTTACCAGTCAGTCGCCCATTGTAGTAGGATTGGATATCGGTACTACAAAAATTTGTGTTATCGTTGGTCGTAGAACACAGCACGGTAAGATAGAAATCTTAGGAATTGGCAAGGCAGAATCGGCGGGTGTGACACGCGGAGTGGTTTCTAACATTCAAAAAACCGTACAGGGCATTGCTCAAGCAGTTGAAGTAGCAAGCGGACAATCCAATGTTGAAATACAGGTGGTAAATGTGGGTATTGCTGGTCAGCACATTAAGAGCTTACAGCACAGAGGAATTTTAACAAGAAGAGAATTAAACAACGAAATCGGTAAAAAAGATATCGATAAGTTGATCGATGATATGTTTAAACTGGTTATGCCACCGGGTGAGGAGATCATCCATGTATTGCCTCAGGAATTTACCATCGATAACGAGCCGGGGATCAAAGATCCGATCGGTATGGCTGGTGTGCGCCTTGAAGCCAACTTCCATATTATCTCAGGTCAGGTTACCGCGGTAAAAAACATTATCAAATGTGTTAACAATGCAGGACTTCAAACTCAGGATTTAATCCTTGAGCCATTGGCTTCTTCTGAATCGGTGTTGAGCGAGGAAGAAAAAGAAGCCGGTATTGCATTGGTTGATATTGGTGGTGGTACTACAGATATAGCCATTTTCCACGAAGGCATTATCCGTCATACTGCTGTAATCCCATTTGGGGGCAACAGCGTTACCGAAGATATCAGGGAAGGTTGCTCTGTAATGCGCAACCAGGCCGAGCTTTTAAAAACACGTTTCGGTTCTGCACTTGCTGAGGAGAACAAAGAAAACGAAATTATCTGTGTTCCTGGCTTGCGTGGCCGCGAACCAAAAGAGATCTCAGTTAAAAACCTGGCCTATGTTATCCAGGCCCGTATGGAAGAGATCATCGAGCACGTATATTATGAGATCAAATCTTCAGGGTATGAGAAAAAACTCATCGGAGGTATCGTAATCACAGGCGGTGGTGCTTTGCTGAAACACTTATCCCAGGCGGTAGAATATGTAACTGGTTTAGATTGCCGTATCGGTTATCCGAACGAGCATTTATCTAAATACGAAGATATGCCTAAAGCCATTTACGATGACCTTAAGAGCCCAATGTATGCAACCAGTGTTGGTTTGTTAATCAAAGGAATCCAAAAGGCAGAAGAACTGATCGAAGAGATGAAACAGCCTGGTGTTTTTGTAGAAAAACCAAAAACGGCAAAAGAAAAAGAGAAACGCGGACCAGGATTGTTCGATAAATTACTTGCAAAAACAAGAACTTTCATTCAGGATGATATGAATGTGAGTGATGAAGATTACTTAAAAAGTTAA